One window of Candidatus Kryptoniota bacterium genomic DNA carries:
- the cas2 gene encoding CRISPR-associated endonuclease Cas2, which produces MMVLVSYDVSTMTAAGVKRLRKISETCVDYGMRVQNSVFECNVEPAQWESLRDQLLSMYEGKSDSLRFYFLGSNWKRRVEHHGKTGLSDVEEPIIV; this is translated from the coding sequence ATGATGGTACTTGTAAGTTACGACGTTTCGACGATGACAGCTGCGGGAGTCAAGCGGCTTCGGAAGATATCTGAGACATGTGTCGATTACGGAATGAGAGTTCAGAACTCAGTTTTCGAATGCAATGTCGAACCAGCGCAATGGGAGAGTCTCAGAGATCAATTGCTTTCGATGTACGAAGGAAAGAGTGATAGCTTGAGATTTTATTTCTTAGGTTCGAATTGGAAGAGGCGGGTTGAACATCATGGAAAGACAGGATTATCGGATGTAGAAGAGCCGATTATTGTTTAA
- the cas1c gene encoding type I-C CRISPR-associated endonuclease Cas1c: MKKHLNTLYITSDDAYVHKERETFVVEVDNKKVFQAPVHSIENIVCFGFKSLSPPLMAFCAENNVGISYLSENGRFLARVTGPQQGNVLLRKAQYAMSDSEPQSLSVARPIIAAKVANYRNLLLRHQRNRPPVGDPVNGEDSEEPESEEEPSKAVESVAAAMGGRLEGIRKAETLDELRGLEGECAAMYFGVLSALIKVKDFEFTSRSKRPPLDPANALLSFLYAILVNDVRSALETTGLDPQVGFLHQLRSGRPSLALDIMEEFRAYLGDRIMLNLINLKQVSKEDFEIRESGEVRMSDEARKTVLAAYQKRKQEEITHPFLGEKMTIGLLPHIQAQLLARYVRGDMQEYPPFYVK; encoded by the coding sequence ATGAAAAAGCACTTAAATACACTTTACATTACTTCCGACGATGCCTATGTACACAAGGAGCGAGAAACGTTCGTTGTCGAAGTTGACAATAAGAAGGTATTTCAGGCACCCGTTCATTCGATTGAGAATATCGTTTGCTTCGGCTTCAAGTCTCTTTCTCCTCCGCTCATGGCATTCTGCGCGGAGAACAATGTCGGCATCAGTTATTTGTCGGAGAATGGAAGGTTCCTCGCCCGCGTAACCGGACCTCAGCAAGGAAACGTCCTTCTTCGCAAAGCTCAATACGCGATGTCAGACAGCGAGCCACAATCATTATCTGTCGCGCGACCGATCATTGCAGCGAAGGTGGCAAACTACAGGAATCTTTTACTCCGTCACCAAAGAAATCGTCCGCCTGTCGGAGATCCTGTAAACGGGGAAGATTCAGAGGAACCGGAATCCGAAGAAGAACCCTCTAAAGCTGTGGAATCCGTCGCAGCGGCGATGGGCGGTAGGTTAGAGGGCATCCGGAAGGCAGAAACTCTTGATGAGCTCCGCGGCTTAGAAGGCGAATGTGCTGCGATGTATTTTGGAGTTTTGTCGGCATTGATAAAGGTGAAAGATTTTGAATTTACTTCCCGGTCGAAGCGACCGCCACTCGATCCCGCGAACGCACTGCTCTCGTTTCTGTATGCAATCCTGGTAAATGACGTTCGTTCTGCTTTGGAAACTACCGGACTCGATCCGCAGGTCGGGTTTCTTCATCAGTTAAGATCGGGAAGACCGAGTTTGGCTCTCGACATTATGGAAGAATTCCGTGCGTATCTCGGAGATCGCATTATGCTGAATCTGATTAATCTGAAACAAGTATCGAAGGAGGATTTTGAGATCCGAGAATCTGGAGAGGTGAGAATGTCGGACGAAGCGAGGAAGACTGTGCTTGCCGCATACCAAAAAAGGAAGCAGGAAGAGATTACGCATCCGTTTCTCGGGGAGAAGATGACCATTGGACTTTTGCCGCACATTCAAGCACAGTTGTTGGCGAGATATGTCCGAGGCGATATGCAGGAGTATCCGCCATTTTATGTCAAGTAG
- the cas4 gene encoding CRISPR-associated protein Cas4: MIVLPNPIMYTEDDFFQISALQHYVYCPRQCALIHVEDVWQENVFTVRGDILHEKVDTDTYESRGTLKTVRGLKIHSFRLGISGRCDVVEFRRASDGADEPMPVEFKSGEPKDDISDKVQLCAQALCLEEMLNSSVKRGSFFYAKIRRRVQVEIDEHLRKQTEEVIANVRELIANKRTPAADFSAKCRNCSLEAVCMPKARNNRKLKRYMEMLYLP; encoded by the coding sequence GTGATTGTTCTACCGAATCCAATTATGTACACCGAAGATGACTTCTTTCAGATAAGCGCGCTGCAGCATTATGTCTATTGTCCGCGACAATGTGCGTTGATACACGTCGAAGATGTGTGGCAAGAGAACGTCTTCACCGTTCGCGGCGATATCTTACACGAGAAAGTCGATACCGATACCTACGAATCCCGTGGGACATTAAAGACGGTGCGCGGACTCAAGATTCATTCGTTTAGACTTGGGATTTCAGGAAGATGCGATGTGGTGGAGTTTCGGAGAGCAAGTGATGGTGCCGATGAGCCGATGCCCGTCGAGTTCAAATCTGGCGAACCCAAAGACGACATAAGCGATAAAGTTCAGCTCTGTGCGCAGGCTCTATGCTTGGAAGAGATGCTGAACTCTTCAGTCAAGCGCGGGTCATTCTTCTATGCGAAAATCCGCCGCCGCGTGCAGGTGGAGATTGATGAGCATTTGCGAAAACAAACTGAGGAGGTTATTGCAAACGTTCGCGAGCTGATTGCAAACAAGCGGACTCCGGCAGCAGATTTCTCGGCAAAGTGCCGGAATTGCTCGTTGGAGGCGGTTTGTATGCCGAAGGCAAGGAACAATAGAAAGCTGAAACGCTACATGGAGATGCTATACCTGCCATGA